cccaggacctcaagtgggagctgaacatcagctccctcgtcaagaaagcacaacagaggatgtacttcctgcggcagctgaagaaattcaacctgccaaagacaatgatggtgcacttttacacagccatcattgagtccatcctcacatcctccatcaccatctggtacgctgctgccactgccaaggacaagggcaggctgcagcgtgtcattcggtcagctgagaaggtgattggctgcaatctgcccccgctccaggacctatacgccaccaggactctgaagcgtgctggaaagattgtggctgacccctcccaccccggacacaagctctttgagccactcccctctggcaggaggatgaggtccattaggaccaaaacctcacgccacataaacagttttttcccctccgccactagccttctaaacaaggctcggaatccatcctgactctctccacaccccacctctggctcctcatgccactgtacctactctgctgtagcgtcccttttcactactgtttaacttattttactatttactgtgtgtatatgtttatacttatattgtttatatctttttatccttcttatatttgtatgtgtgacatgctccaacaacaccatgacaaattcctcgtatgtgcaacgtacttggcaataaagccctttctgattctgattctgatcagcAGAGAGCTCTGTAAACTCGTGGCAGAGCGCTTGTCcacacaacagggtgttcaacCAATTCGACCAAAaggttaattttgaaccctggtaaTAATGATCCATTAATGTAATACTTGTAATGAAATATTTCTAAagcgtgtaaaaaaaaaaaaaaaaaaaaaaaagtaaatattgcTGCCCATGTAAAAGCTGCTGTGAGTTTcgaaatggctttttttttttttttttaatcagagcGGAACCACTTTTCTGTGTGATTTAACGCCATCACGTCCGGAGCGTTTAGCGTTGTACACAGGAAGTAGCTTCAAGTCTGACAGAGAAAGAGGTTGTAATTTGCAAGTATATCAAGTGTTTTGGTCGGTTAACAGTTCATACACTTTCGAGTTGTTGTACATTGTTTATTCAAGATGCTGATCAAAGTTAAGGTAATACAATTGTTTTATTTACGCTTACACTTCTTCGCTGCCTCGTCGCTGTTGTTGGGTTAACGTTAGCCCGCTAACACAACTGACCCGGTTCGCTGATTTATTTTTCGGCCGGGAGCAGTAATTTATTATAATCTAACGTACACGTATCTCATTCTATGCTAAACCAGGTTAAATGTCTGCTTGGTTTTTGGCTCAATATTAAGTGGGGCTACCAACTAGCTATCCACATGCTGCTCTTTGGGTAACGCTTGTCGCCATTCAGTAGCTATGTTATTTGATAGCTTGCTAACTTAAACGCATCACCAAACAGGTTAGCCAATTCCTTGGCCGGTGTTACAACAAAATGTGGGACCCTTAGGATTCCGTCAAAATAGAGCATAGTAGACCACTACAGGATGATACTATGGCTGGAACGATACATTTTCATCTGCTGgttgatcaacagaaaaataatgagTCAgtaatttgggtttttttttattaggcgAAATGCCACACATTCTCTGGATCTAGCTTCTCCATTGTAAAGATTTGCAGGTGTTGTCTGTTTTACATCCTTGGAAATACAATGTGTGGCCATGGTAAAAACATTTGCATTGACAATACAGCTGAAAATGTAACGGGTCACATCATTTGGTGTAAATCGGGCAAACCTCTGTGAAaaaggacagtttttttttcccctccgtgTGAATTCTGCCTTGTTGATTGAACAGTAGTTTCAGGCTGTATGTGTAATTTCAGAAACCAAAGCTGGTGTTGATGTGATCATGTTGACATTATGTTTCAGACTCTCACTGGAAAAGAAATCGAGATCGACATTGAGCCCACAGACAAGGTGAAATATAAGATAGAAATAACAACACACTAACTTGTATTCTGTTGACTCTCAAGGCACCGTATAATTTCtaaatgtattgtttgtgtaaatGAAGGTGGAGCGAATAAAAGAGAGGGTGGAAGAGAAGGAAGGGATCCCCCCGCAGCAACAGAGACTCATCTACAGTGGAAAACAGATGTGAGTTCCTCCAACATGAACTAATCTTGCTCTGTAGTCACTGTGAGATGCTCTTTAAGTCTTCTCTAAACCATCTTGTGCTCTCTCCTGTTGTTTTTGCTCCCAGGAATGATGAGAAGACAGCGGCAGACTACAAGATCCAGGGAGGCTCAGTGCTCCATCTTGTGTTGGCGCTAAGAGGCGGCTTAACGCTCCACAGGCCCTGCATACACCTCTCCTCCTTGTCATGAGTTGCTTTTGTCACGGGGCCAGCGAGTGCCAATGCTTTAGGTGTCCGTCACCATCTAACCATGTTTCAGCACAGAGATCTGAAATCCCACGCTCCTGGGcagacgcaaaaaaaaaaaaaaaaaaaaaaatcaaccaacAGCAATAACGAGAAAAAAGGACATTCTAATTcctttgtaaatgttttttgtaaACCCACATTGGCTTTCTGAGTTTGACCAGTTGATGCAGGCACCCATGCAGTACAAAAGACAGTTTGAAAACAGTGTTCTTTTTGCTTGTGAATAAATGCTGAAGTTGATTTTAAGAGTCTtcctctaatacacacacagacactaagaCAAGTCCCTGCTGACGATTCTATAAACTGATTTTTAttagaaaatgacatgaaaCGGAAGATTTAAAGACAATTTACGACAGAATACTCATCCTGGTCTTTTCTTTACAGCTTAGTTAAGGTAGTGATCTGAAACAGTCTGGTAAGAGATTGCACTGAAATCCATTTAGAGCACCATTGCTGACATCCAGTAtctaaagtgtttttaaatggaGGCTTATGAGATGAGTCATCAAATTACTGAGGAGATACACTGGCTTCATCTGTCTTTATAGCCCACTGTTTTGTCCTACAACAAAGGGTTGTATCAGAGAAGTTAATTGTGCTCACACAGTATACTTAAAATCTGAAAtataaactcagcaaaaaaaaaaacgccccaTTTTCAGGACACTAGTTTAAAGATACTTCTGTAAAAATCCAAATAACTTTAGAGATCTTCATTTTAAagggtttaaacaatgttttccatGCTTGTTCAATGAACCATAAACAATTAATGAACATGCGCCTTGAATGGTCAAAAAGACAGCAACAGCTTGCAGGCAGTAGGTCAGTTATAAGGAAAGTAAAGAGACCTTTCTACTGACTGAACACCAGGGTCTCTGCTAATCGGCGTGAACGTGCCTTAGGCATGGTGCAAGGAGGCATGAGTTGATGTGGCCAGGGCAATACATTGCAATGTCCCTACTGTGAGACGCCTAAGACAGTgctacagggagacaggaagcacagctgatcgtcCTCGCAGTGGCAGACCACGTGTAACACCTGCATACGATCGGTACATCCGAATATCACCTGCGGGACAGGTACAGGatggcaacatttttttttaaagattattttttgggcttctctgccttttatttgacaggacagctaggtgagaaaggagagagagaggggaagacatgcaggaaatcgtcacaggtcggattcaaactctggacctctgcgtcgaggcataaaccgcCAAGTATATGTGTGCTTGCTCTACCCAATGAGCTAACCCGACCACACAGGATGGCAACATTAACCGCAAtaactggccagtctggtgcagtacatgaggaggagatgcactgctgtacttaatgcagctggtggccacaccagatactgagggctacttttgatttacccccccccccccctttgttcagggacacattattccatttctgttagtcacacgTCCGTGAAAATTGTTCAGTTAATGTCTTAGTTGTTAAATCTTTTAATGGTCatacaaatatttgcatatgttaagtttccttaaaatataaaagcagttgaaagtgacaggacatttcttttttttgctgagtatagATCTTGTAGACAGTGTCATGCCCATTCTTCTTGTATCACTATACACAGTCTTCTGAAAATAAAGTAACTCTGGAGCCTCTGTAAACAATAGAATAGGAGGTACTAGTCAGGAAAAGCATGCTTAAATGGGAatgataaaaacatgtttaaatgacCACCGCTTACATTTAAAACCATTTATTGGCCTCCAAAACCAAATATAATTGTTTTTGTACATGGGAAAACCTCAGTTCTTGAGAGGATGAAAGGCACAGGATAATTAGCAGGATACTCTGAGCTGTTCAGCTGAAAAATATGCAACACGTAAAGGGGCTTTAACACTGCCCACGGTAACCCGTTGCCTCCAGTCATTTCAATGACGAAGCGGTTTTGATCACGGTGGTAGGGGTAGGAAGTGGTTGCCGCCCACGTGACCATGCACAGATTCTGCTCGGTTGCCCAGAGGTCACCGCGCTGAACTTTTGGCGGTAACCACCGGGCTAAGGAACAGCTTTTAAAAATGCTTTGCTTTTTTGGGATACACTGATGCAGGTAGGTGGTTGCAACGGTGTGAAACCAGAATAAGGTTGGGTTTAAAATCCTACACCCTTCAAGCTCACGTATGTCCTTGTGTTTCCCAGTAAAATCAAGTGTACTGGATAGGAGCATTTTATAATAATAGTAGTGGGTCATTAGCGTTTAGCTGCTTTTCAACAAAGACGAAGATGGTAAAGGCAAATAGTTCATAAAGGAAGTCACTTGAAAGGGAGTACAAGAGTGCTATGTGAGGACAATTGATCTAGTGGCACGTACTGACTGACAGGAGCCACATGAAAGTACATATTTATGGAGTGAAACaagtagctttaaaaaaaaaaaaaaagtttctacgGAGAGTTGTCATTGCAAAAATCCCATAACGACTGATATTTTAGTATTTCCATAATATAAGGGCATTTTCCAAAGCTTGTGCCACGTTAAATAATGCCATCAGTCACATTTACACTTGGATTCCAGAGGGGGAAACTATGCAAGTTCACGAGGTTCTTCAGCTGTTAAAACACCAGAAACATCAGGAATTTCAGAAACCGCAGCTTTGACGGTAGTATACAGGGTGTgacagcacagaaaaaaaaaaaaaccttccgtCAGTGAGGGGCGATGCCTGCTGACTCATCCACAGACTGTTGTCATAGTCCCGATGGACCTAATGGCTGCCGTCACTGGCCGGCAGCATCGAGTCCAGGGAAGGAGTCGATCTGGACTGTATCCTGAAAGGCTGATCCTTGGCTGGTGTAAGATATGCGGACCCTCATCTTCAGGTTCACCTGGAGGAGGAAGGATTTTATATAGTGTGATGCAGCTAGAAATGGCCCTGCTAAAGATAGATAAAGCTTGATATAAAAGAGGGATGGGTCACACTTCGGATTGACCTGaccatgtgtgcgtgtgtgtgtatgtttgtgtgtgtatgtgtcaaaCCCACCTTGTTTGGATTGTTAAGGACTACCACCTGGGTCACCTTAGCTGTGCCTCTTGCAGGAAGAGAGTCCCCACTGGGAGCCTTCATGTGTAACTGGACACTCTGcgtgaaagggggggggggggggggacatgcaTGTTTTTTCAGGTCCATTTACTGCACAGAATACTACCACTGAGAACATGACAGGGTCTCAAACCTACACCCTGCAAGCAACAGTGACTGGTCAAATGAAGAGAGACAGTAGGCATAACAAAGTATACAGAAATTGTGTACAAAATATGTATATTCTGCCACAAGCTGCTGGATTTTCTGGTGAACCTTGGCAGCCCAGAAATCTACGTCGACAGAGAACGCTTGCTTAGTGAGCTTGTGAGGGACAGGGTGTTTTATCCACAGGTGGTGAGACAGACCTTGGGCACTGCGGCCTGCAGGGTGAAGCTGCTGATGTCTGAGTCAGTGGAGTTGGAGGCCGTTAGTGTGACTGTCAGGCCCGTGTCGGACTGTTTCTCACAACTTAGTGTCAAAGTCACACCGTCTTTCTCATACACTGGCACTGTAGGAGCTATGGAGAACAGATATAATAACATAGTGCATTAGTGCATTTAAAACTAATATTGAGCAAAACAAAAGGGATTATCTGATGGCCTGATTCAGAACAGTGAACACAAGATTCAGTCCCGTAAATTTTGCATTCTCTAGTTTCATGTCCAAAATCAGTTCCTCTTTCTTTCAGTCTAAacttgtggtgtgtgtgtgtgtgtgtgtgtgtgtgtgtgtgtgtgtgtgtgtgtgtgtgtgtgtgtgtgtctgagggtcACACCTGGTGCGAGGGGTGCAGGCTCTAACACTCCTAGCAGATCCAGGAGGTCTCCTCCAGCAGTGCTGGCTGTGTTGATGAGCAGGCCCGGTGCTGGAGCGCCTACTGCTGGGCTGGGCTGCAGAGTCTCCTCAGAGCCTCCCAGCAGGTCCAAGAGATCACACACCTGAGGAAAGCCACAGACAGGAGGAGGAAACAGACTGCGTTTTCAACTGGCATTAACATCCATCCTGAGTGatcggatcacaagtggacagcgcTACTTACAGGTGAAAACTCTCTTAGGACGCATTTAAATCGGATCGCAAAAACCACATTTGAAGGTGGTTTGAGCCGTTGCATGTGTCCACATTCTAAAAGCAGTGAGAACGGGATTGTGTCCTGTGTCCACATTAAAGACCGCCTACTCAACTCAGTAGATCTCCTTACGTTGGCATCccttttatataggctacagtctatggtcggcacacagacagactatGGGCAgcgctttttcttttttcacttgATTTAAATGTGAAAGTAACAACTGATatttacacacactcacacaaccaGCCTATATGCAAACAGAAAGGATGCACGCGTTTATTTGCATATGGAGCGGGGAAGTGACATTCAATCATAAGTGACTCAGTGACATAAGTCACTGAGGACACATTTGGAGACAGGTGAAAACACACGCacctagagctgtccacttgtgatccgatCACTCAGGACAGACGTTAAAACCAGGTCAGAACAGAGTGGCACCTGTTGACCCTTAACCTGAACAGAACACATTGCTCTGCATATTCTAAGCAAATGCTTCTAAGGACAGTAAGGCTGTGTGAATGTTATTTGaacaaacattttcatgaaACAAGATAAACAGAAGTCACCAATAATTAGCTAGTAACATGAAACTTATATGCCATTAAGTCAAAAGTCTACAACTGTAGAGGACACAGTTATCAACTTTGTAGACCTCTGTATTTGCTATTTGTGTATTTCAACAGAATATTGTTGCTTAACAGGTTAGCTGGGCTTCTTTCCAGTTTGATTTGCATAAAAGCAAATCAAATAAAACATGAGGCTAGCAAAATGAAGTACTGACATATACCTAGTGTCCCTCTGCAAATGAGAGACCACTATTTATTATGGACAGCCCATAACAGAGGGTATGATAATGTAACACTTAAATATTTAGATCACATATAAACAGATATTAGCCCGAGGCAGGTATTTGTGGTGTCAACAGCGCAGTTACTTTTGTAAGACTAGACTTAGGAAATGTGCTGACACACTGGTTCATAATGTTCCACAGTCATTAGACAGCTTAGAGCTGATGCTTGAATAGTTATCAGTAAAATCTTGAAAATCAACAGGTCATCAAACAAAAAGGACATCAGATACAGAGAAATTGAATTGGCAAATCTAGACAGAGGTCATAAGTCCAGTCTTGACTAACCAGCTGTCGTATATCATGCATCTGTGTCAATGTAATGTACCTGGTTAGCAGGTTGCGGGGGCAGCAGTGGCTCTCCCTGCTTGATTTTGGCTGGTTGGATGTCCTTAATGGCCTCCCCCGCTGACTCTCCGTTGGTATGACCCGGGGAGTTCTTTTCAATCACAGGCATCCTCTCCAGCACTGCTGCCCTGCAGAGAGACGGAACATCTCAACTCTTTACAgtcagaaaagaaaacaatttgCTTCTACTATCAATTATATAAATCCGCTGTAAAAACAATATAGACGAAAAATAGCTCTAAAAACGGAAACATATTATATTGCGTGAAAAACATGAAAAGTGGACTTCATCGTGCTGTTGCGTACCTCATGTGGTCATATTTTTTGAACAGGGCATTGTATTCAACTGCCCTCTGCTGGAGCTCAACGTCTATACAGCTGCCATAGATGCTGACGATGCTTCTGATGCGACTGGCAGTGGTGAAGTGATGAAGAGAAAGACAAGCAGTTAGGGGAccgctgagaaactactgcaactATTCAGAAATTGTCTGAATCAGGAGTCATTTCTAAACAACCCCGTGTAATTGTATCTTAGAGCCTTTAAATTCTTTGTCGTATAAACCTGTCCTAAGCTTAAACGTACTACGTTTAAATTTCCTAACCTCTATCAAAGTCTATTAGCGACCAGAACAGCTGTGCCAACATTGATAACGCGCTTTTTATGTGATACAACTCAACGTATCAAAATGCTAATTCTTATGgtactgttgtttttttcattagcTTTTTTTTCATTAGCATTACCCTTCACTGAAATGTGTTGCAATGTTATTATCACACTCAAATGTAGTTGGACAGTGTTCGGGGGGTTTTGTTCCTCAATAAATGGCCAGACAGTTTGTTTTCTCAACACATGACAAAGTAACCATTAACTGGTTGTGACCAACGGACCATTTTGACCATGACCGTACTGCACTCTTTTGAGACAAATAAATGTATACTAGCCGCAGTGTGCTGTTGCTGTGCTTTAACTATCTGCTGTTTGCTGTGAGTGAGAAGAAGTGTTTCTTACTCCACATTATCAGTGATGCGGGTGCTCAGTTTCATGGTGGCAGTCAGAGCAAAGCCTCTGGTTGCCGGGGACGACATGTGGGACTGCAGAACCGTTTCCAAGGCGTCCAGGACGTCGTCCTCGGTGACCTGATTGAGAGATGTGTCAATACAGGGTCTGAAAGCTGACATcttattttataataatgaaaCTAGGGATAAACATGGCACATTTTGGCTTCTTCTCTTCATTTTCATGATCTAGCAATAGGTTGAATCACTACTACTAATATTTATTTGTATCATACTATAAAACTGTGTTTGTGCTGCGTGTACCTGAACAGCCTCTGTCTCCTGACACTCTCCTCTCAGCAGCAGGTCTCCATACTCTCCTATACACCAGCACGCCACCTGCACCAAGGATTGCTGCACGCACAAATGTTACacttagagcccgaccgataaaggatttttaaggccgatatcgatacaaatatttggtgatttaaaaatccgatattccaatatatatcggccgatatgtatttaaaaaaataaaataatccagAAAcacgtaacaaaacataaaacagatttccctaacattagttatttgtagttatttatgagtcctcactaaaataatatgatgatgcagtttaaaaatacacttgtttgttttattgtcacaacagaacagaggaacatcaacatatattaaagttctgataaataaaatgtataaaaatacaaacttaagatatgaaacttaaagtcctttgaacaaaaacaacagcaacaacaaaaaatcatAGTGTGTGTTCGGTCTGGCTCTAGTTACACTCACATAAATAGTATGCACAATACACCCACAGTAAAATATAATCATAGAGTAATACTGCAGGAGTTTTTAGGACAGTTTTTGGGAGCAATTTTAAACATCAGAGCTACTGAATTCACTAGAAGTTAATGTGGCGGAAGATGGGAAACTGCACCACGCTGCAGATGAGTGCATGACTGCTCATCTGACTTGGTTCCCAAAATAAACATAGTTGCATCATTCTCATTGCCATGGAACCAAAGTACTGTTTGGTTCAAGACTTAGGCTTTTCTTTTAATGAACTTCTCGGGAACTTTGCACATTATGTTGTGCTGCAAAAATGATCCTCAATCCAAATTACATGATTTTTCTCTCTGATATATAGTATGCAAACATTATGAGCATCACTTGTGTCAGCGTGGCTTAACTGTGAAATATTTGATTTAAGTTACAAATCTGATCTCAGACTGGTTACTCACACTCACCTGAGAGATGTCTGTAAGCAGGGCTCGGTAGAGCTTGTGGACGGTGTAACAGTGCAGCTCTGAGGCGTTGGTGATGAGCTGGATCAAGTTGGGCACCGTCTCATCTCTCACGTCACCCCCCGCCTGGCAGAGTGGAAATCAGAGtaaaaacacacgcacaccgAACTCCATTAGCTAGACAGCTGGCCCAAGTATTTCGGTCGACACACATTTCCACTCAGACACAATGACCTCACTTGGGGGACGCTTCCTTCACAGTTCATATAGTATACATtataaaaggacatttacagATATGTATTTAATCTTTAATTCATGCCACATCTCTACCATTACCCTTTTTTATACACTTGCTTCACACCTCCTTTTCTGTACACCCCATCCTTTTGAGAGAACAGTGCAAAGGATTAGGTAAGCACGAATTTTACACCAATCATGTGGATTTAATTTATTCCGTTTCCAAACTGGGGCACACATTTTGAAAGATAGGGTTGTAACAAATGGAAAACATCAGTCCAGGATAAATGGCCTATTCAAGAACTGGGGCTAAATGTATGAAAGTTTGACAAACACACTTTCTCTtgtcaaatgttttgtttataaAAAGGCACATTTAGTGTCTTAATGCATACACAGCCTTCACACATGTGGCCGCTGGCATCTACACTAAGGCATAGTGCATTATTGATGGCAGTAGACAACTTAAAAAGAGTTGTGAGTGAGAGAAAGTCACGTAAGAGGACGCAGGGTGAGTGGCTCAGTCTGTATTTACCGTGGTGAGGACATGCAGGATGGTGTCAATGTGCCAGCGCTGGGAGGGTGCATAcctgacagagacagagacacacacactcagtggtGCTTGCGGGtgagtcagacagacacacagacacacacactaatccaTCCACAAAAATAAGTTCATTATAAGGTAGAGGGTGTACATTAGAAACAGAGAAGGCTATTCATCGTCAACTAAAAGAGACGGGTGTCACTGAGagtggagacagacagacatgagacATGAGACATGCAGCCACATATATATAAGCACAGagactttttttcttacagCCTAAACAGCTGCATCACATTAAATGTattaacatgcacacaaatgtaTAGTATGTGTTCATACATGCATAGATACTTTACGTGTAATACAATCATGTACGTATGTGCACATTTACGTGTCTGCAGTGTGTGACTCACCTCTCTGCGGCGTTGAATATGCCGCTGGCAGCATGAGCCTTCAGCTCAGCGGggcaggaggagaggaagaggagcagctcCTTCATCATGGAGCGGACGTTGGAGGCTGACACCAGCGCCAAGGAGAGCTCCAACGCGCGGCTGGAGAGTTGGCCAAAGGGGATTAATGTTAGTAATTCTGTATATACATTAAGGTGCTTTCAGACAGCAAGAGCTTGCCGAGACGCCTCCATTGTTTTGAATCTAAACACAACGGCAACTGTGCCATCGTGGTCTGCGGCAGGGAGGTCAAAAGTTTTACTTGTATGCGAGCGCCctatatatttatacacataTTATACACTCCAGCAGAGAACGAGAtcagtgaagagaaacagaCTTGGAGCAACATCAGTTTTAAAGTTTGATTATCATACTTTGAGAGGTTTCCTACATTTAGGAGGATTCATTTCTATTTCAAAATGAACTGATCCCTGaatatttagaattttttttaatcaaatcatgTCAGTAGACTCTCTCAAAACTCACATAAGGGGATGATATTGAAAAAGCATAACAGTGTACTGAACATCTGTGGAATACCAGCTGTGCCTGACAAGCGGAGAAGAGGTGAAAGTTACCGCTTGACAGAAGCGTCCTGGTCCTTCAGGCAGTCCACTATGGTTCCTCTGTGGCGTTGCACTGCATTGTGGTCTGTCCCAACAATCTTTTGAAGAGATGTCATGGCAATGTACCTGGACACGCATACAGAACAGCCAAAAACAAAGatgtccttttttaaagtaCATACTGCATTATGATGAAGCGCTGTGAGTGAGCTGAATTGACTGAGGTTTACACTGCAGTCAGTTAGATTCTGAATATGTAGTGTAGCAGAAtatattaaacaaataaatagtaaaaaaaataaaattctaaCCATCAAGCTAGCAATCAAGAATATTGACAGGGCTGTATAAACTTTACTTTCTCAACTGGGCAATATAAATAATTCGTCTTTCCATGTCTCATGGACTGTTCAAGTATTTATGTATGCACAGGAGAGATGTTATCTATCCAGGCAGGTCTCGCAGGAATAAACCAGTCCTATTACTGTCAAACAGCCACAGAGAGAATCAGGGGCCCTGCAGGTAAAAACCAGACGGGCAAGCCTGGCCACACAACCCCTATGGAGACAAACCCAAAATAAATAGTAGCATAACAAAACCCCAAGGAACATGTAACAGGTCTCCAAACTGCCTTATGAAAAATGACATGGCCCAAAATTGAGAGATCAGcattaacagacagacagtgacctTCCGGTGTGGCTCTAGAGAAACGGCTCCAGGGAAAGTGATTAGTGAGCTCAGACTGATAACAGCTTGTGGGGAGGTTTCTCTCTCTGGCTGCAACGGGTTTGCCGTTGGCCTTGTGGAATGGAAAAGGTAAAATGACCCTGAGAGATAAGAGAGGAAGGATGGGGGAAGAGATGTAAAGGGAAAGAGAAACAGGAATGTGAGGAGGAAAGAGCGTGCTGGAAAGGAAAGCAACACCAACCGAATGTTCCTGTCGTTGTTCAGGAGAAATCTTCCCAGGATGTTCACAGCCAGAACCTGTGGCACAAGTAGAATGATGCATGTGTGGATTTA
This Sander lucioperca isolate FBNREF2018 chromosome 9, SLUC_FBN_1.2, whole genome shotgun sequence DNA region includes the following protein-coding sequences:
- the nedd8l gene encoding NEDD8 ubiquitin like modifier, like; this translates as MLIKVKTLTGKEIEIDIEPTDKVERIKERVEEKEGIPPQQQRLIYSGKQMNDEKTAADYKIQGGSVLHLVLALRGGLTLHRPCIHLSSLS
- the ap1g2 gene encoding AP-1 complex subunit gamma-like 2 isoform X2, whose amino-acid sequence is MYFYNVNELYRAMSPSVPLQEMIRAIRSARTQCEERGVIQRECAAIRAQFRQADNGGRSHNLAKLLYVHMLGYPAHFGQMECVRMIASPRYSEKRVGYLGAMMLLDEKQDASLLITNSIKNDLSHSNQYVQSLALCTLACMGSAEMCRDLAPEIDRLLRASNSYIKKKAALCAVHIVRKVHDLGELFAPAARSLLAEKNHGVLHGAVVLIIELCERNPETLERFRKTVPDLVQIMKGLVLSGYSPEHDVAGISDPFLQVRILRLLRILGHNNEGASDAMNDLLAQVATNTDSTKTVGNAVLYETVLTVLDIKSESGLRVLAVNILGRFLLNNDRNIRYIAMTSLQKIVGTDHNAVQRHRGTIVDCLKDQDASVKRRALELSLALVSASNVRSMMKELLLFLSSCPAELKAHAASGIFNAAERYAPSQRWHIDTILHVLTTAGGDVRDETVPNLIQLITNASELHCYTVHKLYRALLTDISQQSLVQVACWCIGEYGDLLLRGECQETEAVQVTEDDVLDALETVLQSHMSSPATRGFALTATMKLSTRITDNVDRIRSIVSIYGSCIDVELQQRAVEYNALFKKYDHMRAAVLERMPVIEKNSPGHTNGESAGEAIKDIQPAKIKQGEPLLPPQPANQVCDLLDLLGGSEETLQPSPAVGAPAPGLLINTASTAGGDLLDLLGVLEPAPLAPAPTVPVYEKDGVTLTLSCEKQSDTGLTVTLTASNSTDSDISSFTLQAAVPKSVQLHMKAPSGDSLPARGTAKVTQVVVLNNPNKVNLKMRVRISYTSQGSAFQDTVQIDSFPGLDAAGQ
- the ap1g2 gene encoding AP-1 complex subunit gamma-like 2 isoform X1 — its product is MYFYNVNELYRAMSPSVPLQEMIRAIRSARTQCEERGVIQRECAAIRAQFRQADNGGRSHNLAKLLYVHMLGYPAHFGQMECVRMIASPRYSEKRVGYLGAMMLLDEKQDASLLITNSIKNDLSHSNQYVQSLALCTLACMGSAEMCRDLAPEIDRLLRASNSYIKKKAALCAVHIVRKVHDLGELFAPAARSLLAEKNHGVLHGAVVLIIELCERNPETLERFRKTVPDLVQIMKGLVLSGYSPEHDVAGISDPFLQVRILRLLRILGHNNEGASDAMNDLLAQVATNTDSTKTVGNAVLYETVLTVLDIKSESGLRVLAVNILGRFLLNNDRNIRYIAMTSLQKIVGTDHNAVQRHRGTIVDCLKDQDASVKRRALELSLALVSASNVRSMMKELLLFLSSCPAELKAHAASGIFNAAERYAPSQRWHIDTILHVLTTAGGDVRDETVPNLIQLITNASELHCYTVHKLYRALLTDISQQSLVQVACWCIGEYGDLLLRGECQETEAVQVTEDDVLDALETVLQSHMSSPATRGFALTATMKLSTRITDNVDRIRSIVSIYGSCIDVELQQRAVEYNALFKKYDHMRAAVLERMPVIEKNSPGHTNGESAGEAIKDIQPAKIKQGEPLLPPQPANQVCDLLDLLGGSEETLQPSPAVGAPAPGLLINTASTAGGDLLDLLGVLEPAPLAPGVTAPTVPVYEKDGVTLTLSCEKQSDTGLTVTLTASNSTDSDISSFTLQAAVPKSVQLHMKAPSGDSLPARGTAKVTQVVVLNNPNKVNLKMRVRISYTSQGSAFQDTVQIDSFPGLDAAGQ